The following proteins come from a genomic window of Maribacter sp. HTCC2170:
- a CDS encoding nucleoside-diphosphate sugar epimerase/dehydratase, with the protein MIKNYLVNNAHRYASKWLVLAIDVVIVTISFILSYFIRFNLTLNFDIERLLVQIPIVSLIALIAFLLTNSYKGVVRHTGLRDVYRIFNAICLSSIITIFMIIVNRQFSIIEEFTIPLGIIIIHSLIGFIALTASRYVFKSMYFNLVKQFKITKNVIIYGAGESGILTYDALTNQTSSNARVVGYIDDDEKKVGKSINGVAVFGKEILSDYFLNKRDISEIIVSINNVDQSKLRELVESLVDFSVLVKIVPPVEKWINGELKVSQIKQVQIEDLLNRIPIDIKKSKVSEELKDQVIMVTGGAGSIGSEIVRQIANYEYKSLIIIDQAESPLYDLQQELKQNGFHNFIPLVGDIRDKNRMNTYFQEYKPTMVFHAAAYKHVPLMEYNYYEAIKVNIAGTKMLVDLSLKHKVDKFVFVSTDKAVNPTNVMGATKRIAEMYISSMQQENKTRFITTRFGNVLGSNGSVIPLFKKQIEKGGPLTVTHKDITRYFMTIPEASQLVLEAAAMGRGGEIFIFDMGKSVKIFDLAKNMIKLSGLKYPDDIDIKITGLRPGEKLYEELLADGENTLPTYHKKIMIGKTRELDYAHVRSKIDELCISNMFFNTNTVRLMKEIVPEYVSNNSKYEQLDEKQEQRNSKKGFLKVLQS; encoded by the coding sequence ATGATTAAAAATTATTTAGTCAATAATGCGCATAGATATGCGTCAAAATGGTTGGTTTTGGCCATTGACGTTGTAATTGTAACTATATCTTTCATTCTTTCATATTTTATTAGGTTTAACTTAACCTTGAATTTTGATATTGAGAGATTATTGGTTCAAATACCCATAGTATCCTTGATTGCCCTTATTGCATTTCTACTTACAAATTCTTACAAAGGAGTTGTAAGACATACTGGCCTAAGAGACGTCTATAGAATTTTTAACGCAATTTGTTTATCGAGTATCATAACCATTTTTATGATAATTGTTAATAGGCAGTTCAGTATTATCGAAGAATTCACTATTCCTTTAGGGATTATTATTATTCACAGTTTAATTGGATTTATTGCCCTTACAGCATCAAGATATGTCTTTAAATCCATGTACTTTAACCTTGTTAAGCAGTTCAAGATTACAAAGAATGTGATTATATATGGAGCTGGCGAATCAGGAATTCTTACATATGATGCGTTGACAAACCAAACAAGTAGTAATGCTAGAGTGGTTGGCTATATTGATGATGATGAGAAAAAGGTAGGTAAAAGTATTAATGGTGTTGCGGTCTTTGGTAAAGAAATATTATCGGATTATTTTTTAAATAAAAGAGATATTTCAGAAATAATCGTTTCTATTAATAATGTTGACCAAAGCAAACTCAGAGAGCTCGTTGAGAGTTTAGTAGACTTTTCGGTTCTAGTTAAAATAGTTCCCCCTGTTGAAAAATGGATCAATGGTGAATTAAAGGTTTCTCAAATAAAACAAGTGCAAATTGAGGATTTACTGAATCGTATTCCAATTGATATTAAAAAATCAAAAGTTTCAGAAGAGCTAAAAGATCAAGTGATAATGGTGACTGGTGGTGCTGGATCTATTGGGAGTGAGATAGTTCGTCAGATAGCAAATTATGAGTATAAATCATTAATAATAATTGACCAAGCAGAATCTCCGCTATATGACCTTCAGCAAGAGTTGAAGCAGAATGGCTTCCATAATTTTATTCCTTTGGTTGGAGACATTAGGGATAAGAATAGAATGAATACCTATTTTCAAGAGTACAAACCGACGATGGTTTTCCATGCTGCGGCTTATAAACATGTTCCCTTAATGGAATATAATTATTATGAAGCGATAAAGGTAAATATAGCTGGAACAAAGATGCTAGTTGATTTATCGTTAAAGCATAAAGTTGATAAATTTGTGTTTGTTTCTACCGATAAGGCGGTAAATCCCACGAATGTGATGGGTGCGACCAAGCGTATTGCTGAAATGTATATAAGTAGTATGCAACAAGAAAACAAAACTCGATTCATTACAACCCGTTTTGGAAATGTGTTAGGCTCGAATGGCTCTGTAATTCCTTTATTTAAAAAACAAATTGAAAAAGGTGGGCCATTGACCGTGACCCATAAAGATATTACCAGATATTTTATGACTATTCCTGAAGCTTCTCAATTAGTGTTGGAAGCCGCGGCAATGGGTCGAGGTGGAGAAATATTTATTTTTGACATGGGCAAATCCGTTAAAATATTTGATTTGGCAAAAAACATGATAAAGCTTTCGGGCCTTAAATACCCTGATGATATTGACATTAAGATTACTGGTTTGAGGCCAGGTGAAAAGCTATATGAAGAGCTTTTGGCAGATGGTGAAAATACATTACCGACCTATCATAAAAAAATAATGATTGGTAAAACACGTGAATTGGATTACGCTCATGTTCGCTCTAAAATTGATGAACTTTGTATTTCCAATATGTTTTTCAATACGAATACGGTTCGTCTTATGAAGGAGATTGTTCCTGAATATGTCTCTAATAATTCCAAATATGAACAATTGGATGAAAAACAGGAACAAAGAAATTCCAAAAAAGGATTTTTGAAAGTTTTACAATCCTAA
- a CDS encoding polysaccharide biosynthesis/export family protein codes for MSVKVQKSCQSLFFCTVLMLLLGSCASKKEVVYFQNTGDFETIVDENSFTPKFKVDDLVSIHISTLDNLASTPFNLFRGSSEGGFRAEQVDYLIDKGGEIDFPVLGKLKIAGLSPEELRVLLRKELSDYLKDPIINIRLRNFTVTILGEVNRPGTYAVNGERITILEALGLASDLTIKGMRENVMVIRDFDGTKVYTRIDLTNKSAMSSPVYYLTQNDVVYVEPNQSAVSSSSLDNRATIAISIASILITSTIILITRN; via the coding sequence ATGTCAGTAAAAGTTCAAAAATCTTGTCAGAGTTTATTTTTTTGTACAGTTTTAATGCTATTATTAGGGTCCTGTGCATCAAAGAAAGAGGTTGTTTATTTTCAAAATACAGGGGACTTTGAGACCATAGTCGATGAAAATAGTTTTACACCTAAATTTAAAGTAGACGATTTAGTGAGTATACATATTTCTACTTTGGATAATCTGGCAAGCACGCCGTTTAATCTATTTAGAGGTTCTTCAGAGGGCGGTTTTAGAGCTGAGCAGGTAGATTACTTGATTGACAAAGGAGGCGAGATTGATTTCCCCGTTTTAGGTAAACTTAAGATTGCAGGTCTATCTCCTGAGGAATTAAGAGTGCTTTTACGCAAAGAATTGTCAGATTATTTGAAAGACCCCATAATCAACATAAGACTTAGGAATTTTACAGTAACTATTTTAGGCGAAGTAAATAGACCTGGAACGTATGCCGTTAATGGAGAACGGATTACAATTTTGGAAGCTTTAGGGTTGGCAAGTGATTTAACCATAAAGGGAATGAGAGAAAATGTAATGGTCATTCGCGATTTTGATGGTACCAAAGTGTACACTAGGATTGATTTAACGAATAAAAGCGCCATGAGTTCTCCAGTTTACTACTTGACTCAGAATGATGTAGTTTATGTTGAGCCAAATCAATCAGCCGTTTCTTCTTCCAGTTTGGATAACAGAGCGACAATAGCTATTTCAATCGCCTCCATTTTAATAACTTCGACAATTATTCTAATAACAAGAAATTAA
- a CDS encoding GumC family protein has product MDLSENTAELKQYILLFAKHWKWFMLSAVVALLMAYAKMRYTIPEYAVSSQIQIVQEKNSTSELSVFRELDVFSGGSTEVEDEIQILRSRANFIDVVKELGLNTEIRALGKVIDSEVYKNAPFNINVIAPDSVINNAKFSFFIEFSTDTAFRFYKDEDKPKKLHTFGKAVSSTIGDIVITPNVKKPEALAGKRYMVQINPVIKVARAYKNAVAIGVASEFSNILDISMTSPITQKARDIIDKLVEVYNRNGIEEKRRIADKTSEFIDNRIQLISGALSSVDKDAQEMLTEKGITGSGLELGAAVQVSASSRQSLENAKVQLQMVTGMKDYIDQETSFEEMPVVDLGSGAISQATTQYNQLIAERKRLLQSADEKNPMIVSLDQQLNGLRSTMESSLIALERNVGMNVSTLQNQMGRIQGTIYSAPENQRELRNITRKQETTESLYLYLLQKREESQISFASAAPKSNIVDKAYVSSSTPVKPRKSIMYLAALILGLAVPFGVIYINHLLDTKINNKHTLENIVNDVPVLGELPRLGKKDEKVIIKDDRSVLAESLRILRTNLDYLLKTKKPVNGKKNNKIFITSGTPGEGKTFMSTNLAMSLASTNKKVMLIGADIRNPKFYTYFTGDSVDKMKRPQRNKDAGLTEFLFNDSIEVKDIINPMLVHSNSIDVIYSGKIPPNPSELLMSVRMEELFSKVSELYDYVIVDTAPLMVVSDTLLISQFADCIIYVTRAGVTEKKSTEFPLKLLKEGKIKNVSFVVNDVNLDNLGYGGKYGYGYGTTTKKWWKF; this is encoded by the coding sequence ATGGATTTGTCCGAAAATACGGCTGAACTAAAACAGTATATATTACTATTTGCTAAGCATTGGAAATGGTTTATGCTATCTGCTGTTGTTGCATTGTTAATGGCTTACGCAAAAATGCGCTACACCATACCCGAATATGCGGTAAGTTCGCAAATACAGATTGTACAGGAAAAAAACTCTACCAGCGAACTCAGCGTGTTTAGGGAATTGGATGTGTTTTCAGGTGGCTCCACAGAAGTTGAGGATGAAATTCAAATACTGAGATCACGAGCAAATTTCATAGATGTAGTGAAAGAATTAGGACTTAATACCGAGATTCGCGCCCTGGGAAAGGTCATTGATTCCGAAGTCTATAAGAATGCCCCGTTTAATATTAATGTAATTGCACCAGACTCGGTCATCAATAATGCTAAGTTCAGTTTTTTTATTGAATTTTCAACTGATACTGCTTTTAGGTTTTATAAAGATGAAGATAAGCCGAAAAAATTACACACTTTCGGCAAAGCAGTATCCTCTACGATAGGAGATATTGTTATTACTCCCAATGTTAAAAAGCCCGAAGCACTGGCAGGAAAGCGTTATATGGTGCAGATTAATCCTGTAATAAAAGTTGCCAGGGCCTATAAGAATGCTGTTGCTATTGGTGTGGCATCTGAATTTTCTAATATTTTAGATATTTCAATGACAAGCCCAATAACCCAAAAGGCTAGAGATATCATAGATAAACTCGTAGAAGTATATAATAGAAATGGGATTGAAGAAAAAAGACGTATTGCCGATAAAACCTCCGAGTTTATTGATAATCGCATCCAGCTTATTTCTGGTGCTTTAAGTTCTGTTGATAAAGATGCCCAAGAGATGCTTACCGAAAAGGGAATTACAGGATCAGGGTTAGAATTAGGTGCTGCGGTACAAGTAAGTGCCAGTAGTAGACAAAGTTTGGAAAATGCCAAGGTGCAATTGCAGATGGTTACTGGAATGAAGGATTACATTGACCAAGAAACCAGTTTTGAGGAAATGCCCGTAGTGGATCTTGGAAGTGGTGCAATCTCCCAAGCCACGACACAATACAATCAATTGATAGCTGAACGTAAACGATTGTTGCAAAGTGCCGACGAGAAGAACCCGATGATCGTTAGTTTAGATCAGCAGCTTAATGGTTTAAGATCTACAATGGAGTCTAGTTTAATTGCCTTGGAGCGTAATGTTGGCATGAACGTAAGTACACTTCAAAATCAAATGGGTCGAATTCAAGGTACCATATACTCGGCCCCTGAAAACCAACGTGAATTAAGGAACATAACACGCAAGCAGGAGACCACAGAATCTCTATACCTTTATTTACTTCAGAAAAGGGAAGAATCACAAATTTCGTTTGCCTCTGCTGCTCCTAAGTCGAATATAGTGGATAAGGCTTATGTATCAAGTTCTACGCCTGTTAAGCCAAGAAAAAGTATAATGTACCTAGCTGCCTTAATTTTGGGGCTGGCAGTACCTTTTGGTGTTATTTATATAAATCACCTGTTAGATACCAAAATAAACAACAAACACACGTTAGAGAATATCGTAAACGATGTACCAGTTTTAGGAGAGTTGCCTAGATTAGGAAAAAAGGATGAGAAAGTTATTATAAAGGACGATCGTTCTGTATTAGCAGAATCACTAAGAATTTTACGAACAAATTTGGATTATCTTTTAAAGACAAAAAAACCCGTAAATGGGAAGAAAAATAATAAAATATTTATAACCTCTGGTACGCCCGGAGAAGGTAAAACATTTATGTCAACAAACTTAGCAATGAGTTTGGCAAGTACTAATAAAAAAGTAATGTTGATAGGTGCAGACATTAGAAACCCCAAGTTTTACACTTATTTCACTGGAGATTCAGTTGATAAAATGAAAAGACCACAAAGAAATAAAGATGCAGGTTTGACGGAGTTTCTATTTAATGATTCCATTGAAGTAAAGGATATTATCAATCCGATGCTTGTACATTCCAATAGTATTGATGTTATTTATTCGGGGAAGATACCACCGAATCCGTCAGAATTATTGATGAGTGTTAGAATGGAGGAGCTCTTCTCAAAAGTTTCAGAACTTTATGATTATGTCATTGTAGATACTGCTCCTTTAATGGTTGTTAGTGACACCTTATTGATTAGCCAATTCGCTGACTGTATTATTTATGTGACCAGAGCTGGAGTTACTGAGAAAAAATCCACTGAGTTCCCGTTAAAGCTACTTAAAGAGGGTAAAATTAAAAACGTATCTTTTGTGGTCAACGATGTAAACTTAGATAACCTGGGGTATGGCGGCAAATATGGATATGGTTATGGAACAACTACTAAAAAATGGTGGAAATTTTAG
- a CDS encoding SDR family NAD(P)-dependent oxidoreductase: MKTVMILGGTKGVGKEILLTCLNKGYNVSFCGRTPSEGNEIIQLSPFKNKLYFHKLDLNSIKGIEEFCKQTLNKFGKIDALILYAGITPVSSILDTEEDIYDSVFNINLKAPFFLVKHVLKSMMKSKVGSIIFFGSPHMDYGDIDRAPYALTKNTLYALSNHIAHHYAKYGIRSNYLVMGWTNTEGELQLRADEGVSEEELNSIASNIIPMGRLLNKFDPIPAVMYLISDESAMTTGSLMRITGGHYI; encoded by the coding sequence ATGAAAACTGTAATGATTCTAGGGGGCACTAAAGGTGTCGGGAAAGAAATACTGCTGACATGTTTAAATAAAGGGTATAACGTGTCTTTTTGTGGTAGAACTCCTAGTGAGGGAAATGAAATCATTCAATTATCGCCGTTTAAAAATAAGCTTTATTTTCATAAACTAGACTTAAATAGTATTAAGGGAATAGAAGAATTCTGTAAACAAACTTTAAATAAATTTGGAAAAATAGATGCATTGATTTTGTATGCAGGAATAACACCTGTTTCATCTATTCTTGATACTGAAGAAGACATTTACGATAGCGTTTTCAATATCAACCTTAAAGCTCCATTTTTTTTAGTAAAACACGTATTAAAGTCCATGATGAAATCTAAAGTAGGTTCTATCATTTTCTTTGGATCCCCTCATATGGATTATGGTGATATTGATAGAGCTCCATATGCCCTAACTAAAAATACCCTTTATGCGCTGTCCAACCATATTGCTCATCATTATGCTAAATATGGAATCAGATCAAATTATTTGGTAATGGGTTGGACTAATACTGAAGGAGAACTCCAATTAAGAGCTGATGAAGGTGTTAGTGAAGAAGAATTGAATAGTATTGCAAGTAATATTATTCCTATGGGGCGATTATTGAATAAATTTGATCCAATACCAGCAGTAATGTATTTAATTTCTGATGAATCTGCCATGACAACTGGCTCGTTAATGAGAATTACAGGAGGACATTACATTTAA
- a CDS encoding SMP-30/gluconolactonase/LRE family protein — translation MNPSLIFHLNSELLEGPVFDHEENLLYFVSILDHLVFCYNPSTEEILSVKLDSPVSCIFLLDRKKIMAASKNGFFEVDFNTLQKQFSFQMDIANSVRYNDGIKDPKGRLIIGTMGFPEVKNNIGKVFSYSEGKYKVIIENTTISNGLAFSQDGFSLYFIDTPTKKVAKYAYDKETGEVSFESYVIEFNGEGSPDGMCMDHEGMLWIAEWGGGRVSRWNPKNGQKMDERKLPCPNVTSCCFDNHLNLYITTAKSFGKDDMYGGGLFYIKLN, via the coding sequence ATGAACCCTTCCCTTATTTTTCACCTCAATTCGGAACTTTTAGAGGGGCCTGTTTTTGACCACGAAGAAAACCTCCTTTATTTTGTGTCTATTTTGGATCACTTGGTCTTTTGTTACAATCCATCCACAGAGGAGATTTTGAGCGTGAAATTGGATTCTCCCGTTAGTTGTATTTTCTTGTTGGATAGGAAAAAAATCATGGCCGCCTCTAAAAACGGTTTTTTCGAAGTAGATTTCAATACATTGCAAAAACAGTTTTCCTTCCAAATGGATATAGCAAATTCAGTCAGATATAATGATGGAATCAAAGACCCCAAAGGAAGACTTATCATTGGAACGATGGGATTTCCCGAGGTCAAGAATAACATAGGAAAAGTCTTTTCGTATTCAGAAGGGAAATACAAGGTTATAATCGAGAACACAACCATCTCCAATGGTCTGGCATTTTCACAAGATGGCTTCAGCCTTTACTTTATTGATACACCTACGAAGAAAGTGGCCAAATATGCCTATGATAAAGAAACTGGAGAGGTGTCATTTGAGTCTTACGTGATCGAGTTTAATGGAGAGGGAAGTCCTGATGGCATGTGCATGGATCATGAGGGAATGTTATGGATTGCAGAATGGGGAGGAGGACGTGTATCTCGATGGAACCCTAAAAATGGCCAAAAAATGGATGAACGAAAATTGCCATGCCCAAACGTGACATCCTGCTGTTTTGACAATCATTTAAACCTATACATAACAACTGCAAAGTCTTTTGGTAAAGATGATATGTACGGAGGCGGACTTTTTTATATTAAATTAAATTAA